A genomic region of Carassius carassius chromosome 13, fCarCar2.1, whole genome shotgun sequence contains the following coding sequences:
- the LOC132156316 gene encoding C-Jun-amino-terminal kinase-interacting protein 2-like isoform X1 encodes MADRAEMFSLSTFHSLSPPGFRPAHDISLEEFDDEDLSEITDDCGIGLNCNSDPYEKDCLILEKNDFHHPVCSFQDDFQEFEMIDDEDDEEEEEDADPDAPPSPSESPPPSPTLGTLKSRPTTLNLTEAVSQDSLNNNSNVSPRKASWQDSLQNPTSQGCFSPNHSCLEDGSHVTITCLGAPDTTGSTNGTPSNPPGHCGLHQSPGRPLLYDFEGNRREQPEYGSFGQHNSSSGSEVNVVKPDVEESTLSELVPSVDDCTSQCSDTEVDHDLNGHAKRRPCRSRPNDTYTVTTETADDPELENDGTSRCLSSTAPLGNDAETPLSDEDLDKEFDIDFMSNDTYDQTCKEAEASSYIEFPCIEQAESISVSSYVSSSRSDVLDAMDEPRNMHLGQPAAANDTTSPSSDPGIADMNAKRYAESDRHSDDLSSPGSDSDIEGELEAAFACDPLASNMISSISETELDLTSESSSGRSSHLTNSIEEASSPTSDQELDQELDPEQDSGIVGLKASLLLGQPDPIKQEPSPGLDPSPDMLQLDDGQALMGLQNVDDEQVYEHQADPDETLPPAVPCEDSGSQQLLLKIEPDHSLESFKPSFYLPIGPKLMPSVDEYDGNSEGESESESEDELSENSDSPWLLSNLVNRMISEGSYPISCPEECLKHSASISDTISPSSDLETDTFNEMDCCNSQKQKSEEKSKGVPSEKSEMRLNEEKESEASYVSEEGLKESKRTDSCLYMSKHIYGNATPVFTEGFETRAKNYESEDFPSQNSLKNKKKEEEEEPNNDLMMERMKELESPSLSESIISDKDEGRETRVNQLTLQRITEVKNSLTLDIPTSQTNHCFSLTYSTDNDENEQDTSPFLEDLHTVPSPFENEAYLDSSPPIDESVRELRNTTSDRPIDDSLAYDSMKYTLVVDENTTLELVSLKRCTSVLSEDSDGLSTICDEEVVDEDEDIYGQGQMVGGMRPDLLLSSSEEDSSPEADLPFSKKFLNVFVNSTSRSSSTESFGLFSCTINGEERDQTHRAVFRFIPRHADELELDVDDPLFVEEEEDDYWYRGYNMRTGARGIFPAYYAHEVVGQTKDLCVSIAMKRNPAWMESFRVQFLGSVEVPYHQGNGILCAAMQKIAMARKRTVHLHPPSICELEISLQGVKLVMSLDDEYDLSGEFDRCSHFFQMKNISFCGCHPKNNCYFGFITKHPMLNRFACHVFVSQDAMRHVAECVGRAFQEYYQEHLEYACPTEDIYLE; translated from the exons ATGGCGGACAGGGCAGAGATgttttctctctccaccttccaCTCCCTCTCTCCTCCGGGATTCAG GCCGGCTCATGACATCAGTCTGGAGGAGTTTGATGATGAAGATTTGTCCGAAATCACAGATGATTGTGGCATAGGCCTCAACTGCAACTCTGACCCTTATGAAAAG GACTGCTTGATCCTAGAAAAGAATGATTTCCACCACCCAGTGTGCTCATTCCAAGATGACTTCCAAGAGTTTGAGATGAtcgatgatgaagatgatgaggaagaagaagaggatgCAGATCCTGATGCCCCTCCCTCACCATCAGAATCTCCTCCCCCCTCTCCTACTCTGGGCACCTTGAAGAGCCGCCCAACCACTCTAAACCTGACTGAGGCAGTTTCACAG GACTCCCTGAACAACAACAGCAACGTGTCACCACGAAAGGCAAGCTGGCAGGATTCTCTTCAAAACCCGACTTCACAGG GTTGTTTTTCTCCAAACCACTCTTGCCTTGAGGATGGTTCCCATGTAACTATTACATGCCTGGGGGCTCCAGATACCACCGGCTCTACCAATGGTACACCCTCAAACCCACCAGGACATTGTGGTCTTCATCAGTCACCTGGCAGGCCACTGCTGTACGACTTTGAAGGCAACAGACGAGAGCAACCAGAATACG GCTCCTTTGGTCAACATAACTCATCAAGTGGGTCTGAGGTGAATGTGGTGAAACCTGATGTTGAGGAATCCACTCTAAGTGAGCTTGTTCCCTCAGTGGATGACTGCACTTCCCAGTGCTCCGACACTGAGGTTGACCATGACCTGAATGGTCATGCCAAACGTCGACCTTGCCGCTCTCGACCCAATGACACTTATACTGTGACCACAGAGACTGCTGATGACCCAGAGCTGGAAAATGATGGCACCAGTAGGTGTCTGTCCTCAACTGCACCTCTTGGTAATGATGCTGAGACTCCGCTATCGGATGAGGACCTGGACAAAGAGTTTGACATTGACTTCATGAGTAATGATACCTATGATCAAACCTGCAAGGAAGCTGAGGCCTCTTCTTACATTGAGTTCCCCTGCATTGAACAAGCTGAGTCCATTTCTGTCTCTAGCTATGTGTCGTCCAGTCGATCAGATGTGCTTGATGCTATGGATGAACCTCGAAACATGCATCTGGGTCAACCTGCTGCTGCAAATGACACAACTTCTCCTTCTTCTGATCCAGGTATTGCTGATATGAATGCAAAACGCTATGCAGAGTCAGACCGCCACAGTGATGACCTTAGCTCTCCTGGATCAGACTCTGATATTGAAGGGGAACTTGAGGCTGCATTTGCATGTGATCCACTTGCTAGTAACATGATTTCCTCCATCTCGGAGACAGAGCTGGACCTGACCAGTGAATCTAGCAGTGGGCGTTCCTCGCACCTCACCAATTCCATTGAAGAAGCCAGCTCCCCAACCTCAGACCAAGAACTGGACCAGGAGCTGGACCCTGAGCAGGACAGTGGTATTGTAGGTCTAAAAGCTTCTCTTCTTCTAGGCCAACCTGACCCAATTAAACAAGAACCTTCACCAGGTCTAGATCCCAGCCCAGACATGTTACAACTAGATGATGGCCAAGCTCTGATGGGCCTGCAGAATGTAGACGATGAACAGGTTTATGAGCACCAGGCTGATCCAGATGAGACTCTTCCCCCTGCCGTCCCCTGTGAGGATAGTGGCTCTCAGCAGCTGTTGTTGAAGATTGAGCCTGACCACAGTCTCGAGAGCTTCAAACCCTCCTTCTATTTGCCCATTGGCCCCAAACTCATGCCCTCTGTGGACGAGTATGATGGTAACAGCGAGGGAGAATCAGAGTCAGAGTCAGAGGACGAACTCAGTGAAAACTCTGATTCTCCTTGGCTTCTCAGCAACCTGGTCAACAGGATGATTTCAGAAGGCTCCTACCCAATCAGTTGCCCAGAAGAGTGCCTCAAACACTCAGCCTCCATCTCTGACACCATCTCACCCTCATCAGACCTGGAAACAGATACTTTCAATGAGATGGATTGCTGCAATTCACAAAAGCAGAAATCTGAAGAAAAGTCAAAAGGGGTTCCCTCTGAAAAATCAGAGATGAGGCTgaatgaagagaaagagagtgaagcCAGCTATGTATCTGAAGAGGGACTGAAGGAAAGCAAGAGAACAGACTCTTGTCTGTACATGAGCAAACACATATATGGCAACGCTACACCTGTCTTTACAGAGGGATTTGAAACGAGGGCAAAGAATTATGAATCGGAGGACTTCCCATCCCAAAACTCATTGAAAAAcaagaagaaagaagaagaggaggagccaAATAATGACTTGATGATGGAGAGAATGAAGGAGCTGGAATCTCCCAGCTTGAGCGAGAGCATAATCAGCGACAAGGATGAGGGACGGGAGACACGGGTCAATCAGCTCACTTTGCAGCGAATCACAGAAGTCAAAAACAGCCTTACACTGGACATTCCAACATCACAGACCAATCACTGTTTCAGTCTTACATACTCGACAGATAATGATGAAAATGAGCAAGATACCTCCCCTTTTCTGGAGGATCTTCACACGGTACCTTCACCCTTTGAAAATGAGGCTTACTTGGACAGCTCCCCACCTATTGACGAGAGTGTGCGAGAGTTGAGGAACACAACTTCCGACCGGCCCATTGATGACTCCTTGGCATATGATTCAATGAAGTACACCCTAGTGGTGGATGAAAACACAACCCTTGAGCTGGTGAGCCTAAAGCGCTGTACTTCTGTTCTCAGTGAGGACAGTGATGGACTCTCTACTATCTGTGATGAAGAAGTTGTTGATGAAGATGAAGACATTTATGGACAGGGCCAGATGGTAGGAGGCATGAGACCAGATTTGCTGTTAAGCTCCTCTGAAGAAGACTCCTCCCCCGAGGCAGATTTACCTTTCTCAAAGAAGTTCCTCAATGTGTTTGTCAACAGCACATCACGGTCCTCCA GCACAGAGTCCTTTGGGCTTTTCTCGTGCACTATAAATGGAGAAGAAAGAGATCAGACTCACAGAGCAGTCTTCAG GTTCATCCCACGACATGCAGATGAGCTGGAGTTAGACGTTGATGATCCATTATTcgttgaggaagaggaggatgattaCTGGTACCGTGGGTACAACATGCGCACAGGGGCCAGAGGAATTTTCCCAGCGTACTATGCCCACGAGGTTGTTGGCCAAACAAAAGACCTGTGTGTTTCCATAGCAATGAAGAGGAACCCTGCTTGGATGGAAAGCTTCCGAGTGCAGTTCCTGGGTTCAGTGGAAGTTCCTTATCACCAAGGCAATGGCATCCTGTGTGCTGCCATGCAGAAG ATCGCTATGGCAAGGAAGAGGACGGTGCATCTTCATCCCCCATCTATTTGTGAGCTGGAAATAAGCCTGCAGGGTGTGAAACTAGTCATGAGTTTGGATGACGAGTACGACCTTTCAGGGGag TTTGACAGATGTAGTCACTTCTTCCAAATGAAAAACATCTCCTTCTGTGGATGTCATCCTAAAAACAActg TTATTTTGGTTTCATTACCAAGCACCCGATGCTGAACAGGTTTGCATGTCACGTCTTTGTCTCTCAGGACGCCATGAGAcatgtagctgagtgtgtggg ACGGGCATTCCAGGAGTACTACCAGGAGCACTTAGAATACGCCTGTCCTACCGAAGATATCTACCTTGAGTAA
- the LOC132156316 gene encoding C-Jun-amino-terminal kinase-interacting protein 2-like isoform X2: MIDDEDDEEEEEDADPDAPPSPSESPPPSPTLGTLKSRPTTLNLTEAVSQDSLNNNSNVSPRKASWQDSLQNPTSQGCFSPNHSCLEDGSHVTITCLGAPDTTGSTNGTPSNPPGHCGLHQSPGRPLLYDFEGNRREQPEYGSFGQHNSSSGSEVNVVKPDVEESTLSELVPSVDDCTSQCSDTEVDHDLNGHAKRRPCRSRPNDTYTVTTETADDPELENDGTSRCLSSTAPLGNDAETPLSDEDLDKEFDIDFMSNDTYDQTCKEAEASSYIEFPCIEQAESISVSSYVSSSRSDVLDAMDEPRNMHLGQPAAANDTTSPSSDPGIADMNAKRYAESDRHSDDLSSPGSDSDIEGELEAAFACDPLASNMISSISETELDLTSESSSGRSSHLTNSIEEASSPTSDQELDQELDPEQDSGIVGLKASLLLGQPDPIKQEPSPGLDPSPDMLQLDDGQALMGLQNVDDEQVYEHQADPDETLPPAVPCEDSGSQQLLLKIEPDHSLESFKPSFYLPIGPKLMPSVDEYDGNSEGESESESEDELSENSDSPWLLSNLVNRMISEGSYPISCPEECLKHSASISDTISPSSDLETDTFNEMDCCNSQKQKSEEKSKGVPSEKSEMRLNEEKESEASYVSEEGLKESKRTDSCLYMSKHIYGNATPVFTEGFETRAKNYESEDFPSQNSLKNKKKEEEEEPNNDLMMERMKELESPSLSESIISDKDEGRETRVNQLTLQRITEVKNSLTLDIPTSQTNHCFSLTYSTDNDENEQDTSPFLEDLHTVPSPFENEAYLDSSPPIDESVRELRNTTSDRPIDDSLAYDSMKYTLVVDENTTLELVSLKRCTSVLSEDSDGLSTICDEEVVDEDEDIYGQGQMVGGMRPDLLLSSSEEDSSPEADLPFSKKFLNVFVNSTSRSSSTESFGLFSCTINGEERDQTHRAVFRFIPRHADELELDVDDPLFVEEEEDDYWYRGYNMRTGARGIFPAYYAHEVVGQTKDLCVSIAMKRNPAWMESFRVQFLGSVEVPYHQGNGILCAAMQKIAMARKRTVHLHPPSICELEISLQGVKLVMSLDDEYDLSGEFDRCSHFFQMKNISFCGCHPKNNCYFGFITKHPMLNRFACHVFVSQDAMRHVAECVGRAFQEYYQEHLEYACPTEDIYLE, from the exons ATGAtcgatgatgaagatgatgaggaagaagaagaggatgCAGATCCTGATGCCCCTCCCTCACCATCAGAATCTCCTCCCCCCTCTCCTACTCTGGGCACCTTGAAGAGCCGCCCAACCACTCTAAACCTGACTGAGGCAGTTTCACAG GACTCCCTGAACAACAACAGCAACGTGTCACCACGAAAGGCAAGCTGGCAGGATTCTCTTCAAAACCCGACTTCACAGG GTTGTTTTTCTCCAAACCACTCTTGCCTTGAGGATGGTTCCCATGTAACTATTACATGCCTGGGGGCTCCAGATACCACCGGCTCTACCAATGGTACACCCTCAAACCCACCAGGACATTGTGGTCTTCATCAGTCACCTGGCAGGCCACTGCTGTACGACTTTGAAGGCAACAGACGAGAGCAACCAGAATACG GCTCCTTTGGTCAACATAACTCATCAAGTGGGTCTGAGGTGAATGTGGTGAAACCTGATGTTGAGGAATCCACTCTAAGTGAGCTTGTTCCCTCAGTGGATGACTGCACTTCCCAGTGCTCCGACACTGAGGTTGACCATGACCTGAATGGTCATGCCAAACGTCGACCTTGCCGCTCTCGACCCAATGACACTTATACTGTGACCACAGAGACTGCTGATGACCCAGAGCTGGAAAATGATGGCACCAGTAGGTGTCTGTCCTCAACTGCACCTCTTGGTAATGATGCTGAGACTCCGCTATCGGATGAGGACCTGGACAAAGAGTTTGACATTGACTTCATGAGTAATGATACCTATGATCAAACCTGCAAGGAAGCTGAGGCCTCTTCTTACATTGAGTTCCCCTGCATTGAACAAGCTGAGTCCATTTCTGTCTCTAGCTATGTGTCGTCCAGTCGATCAGATGTGCTTGATGCTATGGATGAACCTCGAAACATGCATCTGGGTCAACCTGCTGCTGCAAATGACACAACTTCTCCTTCTTCTGATCCAGGTATTGCTGATATGAATGCAAAACGCTATGCAGAGTCAGACCGCCACAGTGATGACCTTAGCTCTCCTGGATCAGACTCTGATATTGAAGGGGAACTTGAGGCTGCATTTGCATGTGATCCACTTGCTAGTAACATGATTTCCTCCATCTCGGAGACAGAGCTGGACCTGACCAGTGAATCTAGCAGTGGGCGTTCCTCGCACCTCACCAATTCCATTGAAGAAGCCAGCTCCCCAACCTCAGACCAAGAACTGGACCAGGAGCTGGACCCTGAGCAGGACAGTGGTATTGTAGGTCTAAAAGCTTCTCTTCTTCTAGGCCAACCTGACCCAATTAAACAAGAACCTTCACCAGGTCTAGATCCCAGCCCAGACATGTTACAACTAGATGATGGCCAAGCTCTGATGGGCCTGCAGAATGTAGACGATGAACAGGTTTATGAGCACCAGGCTGATCCAGATGAGACTCTTCCCCCTGCCGTCCCCTGTGAGGATAGTGGCTCTCAGCAGCTGTTGTTGAAGATTGAGCCTGACCACAGTCTCGAGAGCTTCAAACCCTCCTTCTATTTGCCCATTGGCCCCAAACTCATGCCCTCTGTGGACGAGTATGATGGTAACAGCGAGGGAGAATCAGAGTCAGAGTCAGAGGACGAACTCAGTGAAAACTCTGATTCTCCTTGGCTTCTCAGCAACCTGGTCAACAGGATGATTTCAGAAGGCTCCTACCCAATCAGTTGCCCAGAAGAGTGCCTCAAACACTCAGCCTCCATCTCTGACACCATCTCACCCTCATCAGACCTGGAAACAGATACTTTCAATGAGATGGATTGCTGCAATTCACAAAAGCAGAAATCTGAAGAAAAGTCAAAAGGGGTTCCCTCTGAAAAATCAGAGATGAGGCTgaatgaagagaaagagagtgaagcCAGCTATGTATCTGAAGAGGGACTGAAGGAAAGCAAGAGAACAGACTCTTGTCTGTACATGAGCAAACACATATATGGCAACGCTACACCTGTCTTTACAGAGGGATTTGAAACGAGGGCAAAGAATTATGAATCGGAGGACTTCCCATCCCAAAACTCATTGAAAAAcaagaagaaagaagaagaggaggagccaAATAATGACTTGATGATGGAGAGAATGAAGGAGCTGGAATCTCCCAGCTTGAGCGAGAGCATAATCAGCGACAAGGATGAGGGACGGGAGACACGGGTCAATCAGCTCACTTTGCAGCGAATCACAGAAGTCAAAAACAGCCTTACACTGGACATTCCAACATCACAGACCAATCACTGTTTCAGTCTTACATACTCGACAGATAATGATGAAAATGAGCAAGATACCTCCCCTTTTCTGGAGGATCTTCACACGGTACCTTCACCCTTTGAAAATGAGGCTTACTTGGACAGCTCCCCACCTATTGACGAGAGTGTGCGAGAGTTGAGGAACACAACTTCCGACCGGCCCATTGATGACTCCTTGGCATATGATTCAATGAAGTACACCCTAGTGGTGGATGAAAACACAACCCTTGAGCTGGTGAGCCTAAAGCGCTGTACTTCTGTTCTCAGTGAGGACAGTGATGGACTCTCTACTATCTGTGATGAAGAAGTTGTTGATGAAGATGAAGACATTTATGGACAGGGCCAGATGGTAGGAGGCATGAGACCAGATTTGCTGTTAAGCTCCTCTGAAGAAGACTCCTCCCCCGAGGCAGATTTACCTTTCTCAAAGAAGTTCCTCAATGTGTTTGTCAACAGCACATCACGGTCCTCCA GCACAGAGTCCTTTGGGCTTTTCTCGTGCACTATAAATGGAGAAGAAAGAGATCAGACTCACAGAGCAGTCTTCAG GTTCATCCCACGACATGCAGATGAGCTGGAGTTAGACGTTGATGATCCATTATTcgttgaggaagaggaggatgattaCTGGTACCGTGGGTACAACATGCGCACAGGGGCCAGAGGAATTTTCCCAGCGTACTATGCCCACGAGGTTGTTGGCCAAACAAAAGACCTGTGTGTTTCCATAGCAATGAAGAGGAACCCTGCTTGGATGGAAAGCTTCCGAGTGCAGTTCCTGGGTTCAGTGGAAGTTCCTTATCACCAAGGCAATGGCATCCTGTGTGCTGCCATGCAGAAG ATCGCTATGGCAAGGAAGAGGACGGTGCATCTTCATCCCCCATCTATTTGTGAGCTGGAAATAAGCCTGCAGGGTGTGAAACTAGTCATGAGTTTGGATGACGAGTACGACCTTTCAGGGGag TTTGACAGATGTAGTCACTTCTTCCAAATGAAAAACATCTCCTTCTGTGGATGTCATCCTAAAAACAActg TTATTTTGGTTTCATTACCAAGCACCCGATGCTGAACAGGTTTGCATGTCACGTCTTTGTCTCTCAGGACGCCATGAGAcatgtagctgagtgtgtggg ACGGGCATTCCAGGAGTACTACCAGGAGCACTTAGAATACGCCTGTCCTACCGAAGATATCTACCTTGAGTAA